GGGATCTGCAGATCGACCGGCGAAACGCTGTTGATGATGCCGTTCGGGCCCGCGAGGTAGCCGGTCAGGCGATCGCCGTTGGCGTTGACGATGTAGCCGTTCTTGTCGAGCGAGAACTGGCCGTTGCGCGAGTAGGCGATCGTGCCGTTGTTCGACACGCGGAAGAAGCCGTTACCCGAGATGGCCAGGTCGAGCTGACGGTTCGTGACCGTGATGTCGCCCTGCGTGAACTGCTGCGCGACGGTCGACACACGCGTACCGATACCGACGACGTTGTTGCCCGCGCCGAACAGCGAGTTGGCGTAGATGTCGGCGAACTGCGCCTGACCCTGCTTGAAGCCGACGGTGGCCGCGTTGGCAACGTTGTTGCCGATGACGTCCAGGTCCTTGGAGGCGGCGTTCAGGCCGCTCAATCCGGTCGAAAAGGCCATGCTGATACTCCTGAGTTCAGTTGTCGACGGTGTCCGTCGCAAGAAAAACGGTTAGGGCTTACGTCGATGGGGTCGCTTACAGAATTTCGCGCACGTCGGCGAGCTTGATGTTCGAGCCCGTGCCAACGTTGAGCAGCGGCGCGCCGGTCGTGCTGGCCACCACGCTTTGCACCTGTGCGTACGAGAGCAGCGTCGGCTTCACGGTCTTGCCGTTGGCCGAAGCGGTCACCGTCAGGGTGTACTTGCCGTCGGCCACCGCGGTGCCCGCGTCGTCCTTGGCGTCCCACGTGAGGGCCTGCACACCCGCGTCGAGCGCGCCGGCATTGACCGTGCGCACCACCTTGCCGGTGGCGTCCTTGATCTGGATGGTGACGGTGTCGGCGTCGCTCGGCAGCTCGAAGCCGAACGGCGTGGCGCTCTTCGTGACGGTGCCGTCTGCCGCCTTGGTGCTGCCCACGCCGATGCCGTTGCCCGGAATCAGCACGCCCTTGCCCACGAGCGCGGCGGCCTGCAGGCTTTGCGTCGAGTTGAGTTGCGAGGTGACCGACGAGAGCGTGGTGTTGAGCTGTGTGATGCCCGAGACCGTGCTGATCTGCGCGAGCTGCGACGTGACCTGCGAGTTGTCCATCGGGTTGAGCGGATCCTGGTTGTTCATCTGTGCGACGAGCAACTTCAGGAAACTGTTCTGCAAATCGTCCGCACTGCCGGCCGAGGACTTCGAGCTGGAACTGTTGGCCTTGCCGTTGATGGAATCGAGGAACGACTGCGAGAAATTGCCGGGGTTCGACGTGTTGATACTTGCCATGGTTCGGATCTCCGCGCGGCCCCTTACTGGCCGACCGTGAGGGTTTTGAGCATCAGCGTCTTGGCGGTGTTGAGCGCCTCGACGTTGGCCTGATAGGAGCGGGAAGCGGAGATCATGTTGACCATCTCCTCCACCGGGTTCACGTTGGGCATGGTGACGTAGCCCTGGGCGTTGGCCGCCGGGTTCTTCGGGTCGTACACGGTCTTGAGCGGCGACGGGTCCTCGATCACGCCGGCGACCTTGACGCCGCCCACGTCGGCGCCCGCGACAGGGTTGACCTGGAACACGACCTGCTTGGCGCGGTACGGCTGGCCGTCCGGGCCGGTCACCGACTCGGCGTTGGCCAGGTTGCTGGCCGTGACGTTCATACGCTGCGATTGCGCCGTCATGGCCGAACCGGCGACATCGAAGATGCTCATCAGTGGCATGGCACTTACCCTTGACTCGTGATGGCTGCCAGCATCGTCTTGATCTGGCTGGACAGGACCGTGAGGCCCGTTTGGTAATGCACGGCGTTATCGGCGAAGTTCACTCGTTCGGCGTCGAGTTCGACGGTGTTGCCGTCGACGCTCTGCTGATACGGCACGCGATAGAGCAGCTCCGGCCCGCCCATCGGCGGCGCCGTGCTCACGCCGCGCGCGGCGATGTGGCGCGACGAGGTGCGTGCGAGCGACACGCTCGATTCGGTGGCGAGCTGCTGCTGCGCGCCTCGCTCGACGGCCTGGCTCAACGCACTGTTGAAGTCGACGTCGCGCGCCTTGTAGCCCGGCGTATCGGCGTTGGCGATGTTCGAGGAGATGACCTCCTGGCGATAGGCGCGCATGGCCAGCGCCTGCTGGGAAAATCGCAATGCCGCGTCCAGTTTGTCCATGATCTCGTTTCGCCCGATGCTCGCCTTGCCGCCAGGTGTTGCACAAGAAGTCCGTCCGCCGTTGCGCCCGGCAGCGAGGCCGCCCGGATCGCGGAATCGCGAGAATCGCGTGCGCGAGTCGCGTCCGTGGGGCAAGCGTCGCCATGGCGCGCCGACGGGATGTCCTGCCGGGTCCGAAAAGCACACGGACCTTTTGGCATGCTTCGCATCGTATGCTCGCCCCCAGGGATTCAATCGGATGAATAGGCACGTGATTGACCGCCATTTCGGGCCATGCCCCCGTTGGGGACATCTCTAGAATGGCTTCCTGACGGCATCGGGTGGCGTTCGCCCCCCAGGCACAGGAACACTGCCCGGTGCCGTCGGCTTCACCGCGCCGCCGGGTTCCGGGGCGCCAGGTCGGTTGAGCGTCGGCCCCGCGTGACTACGCCGCGCGCCGGACGCGAAGGAGAGTGAGCATGGCAGGCAATTTCGGCGACCGTCTCGCCAGCGCCGCCCGTGAGCGCAATGCGCCGCGGCGTGGCCGTCGCGCGGGTGCGCGGGCCGGCCTGCTGGCCATCCTGCTGGGTGTGGCGGGCCTGGCGCATGCCGCCACGCAGAGCCCGAATCCGGGCGTCGCCACCGACCCCGCCGCCCAGAACCTGGGCAACACGTTCGGACCGGGGGCTATCGTCATCCCGGGTAACAATGCCGCCGCCGGCGGTGTCGCGTCGAACGTGCCGGGCAACGTCCGCCCGGTCGCCGCCAATGCCCAGCCGAATGCGGCCGTGGGCGCCAGCACCTCTCACGTCGCGCCTGCTTCTCAGCAGTCGCCGCAAGCGGCGGCTGTCCCTGTCAATTCCCAGTTCCAGAACACCGAAGTCGTGCGTCAGACGGCCGAGCGCTTCCTGCGCGAGCAGACGACCGGCCTGCCCGGACGCGTGACGATCACCGTGGGCGATTCCGTCTCGGACCGCATGCCGGCGTGCGGCGCGCTCGAACCGTTCCTGCCGCCCGGCGCGCGCCTGTGGGGTTCGACGACCGTGGGTGTGCGCTGTGCGGGCGAGCGTCCGTGGACGCTCTACCTCCAGGCCCGCGTGAGCATCAACGCAACGTATTTCGTCGCGGCCCGCCAGATCAATCCGGGCGAGACGATCGGGCCTAACGATCTGTCGCCGCGTCAGGGCGACCTGACCTTGCTGCCTCGCACCGTGGCGACCGATGCCGGTCAGATCGTCGGCACGGTGGCCGTGAACCGCATCACGTCGGGGTTGCCGATTCGCTCCGATCTGCTGCGCAGTGCGATCGCCGTGCAGCAGGGACAGACCGTGCGGGTGGTCTCGCGCGGTTCCGGCTTCGAAGTGAGCACCGAAGGACAAGTGCTGTCGCGCGCCAGTGCGGGCGATCCGGTTCAGGTGCGCACCCGCGCCGGCCAAGTCGTCAGCGGCACGGTCAAGACCGGCAAAGGAGGCAATGTCGAAGTGGAAGTTGCCCTATAAGCAAGCGCTTACTATCGATCAATATCCATTGAAATTACCCGGGCACTTGAACTGGTAACAGGATGTTACTTGCCTAAAGTTATGGCGGATAATGCCGTTACACAGGCAGGTTTCTGGGGAAAGCACATGAAAATCGAACCACCCGCCAATCCGTTGACTGGCGTCAGCCCGGGTAAGGGTACGGCGGACCGGGCGACGACCGGCACTGTGAGCACCGATGGCGCAACGGCGTCCGGGGCCAATACGGGCGGCGCGGCGAGCGTCAGCACGAGCGCATTGTCGTCGGAGATGCGCGCCTTGCAGGCTGCGTTGGCGCAGACGGGTTCGGCCGATGTCGACGTCGCCAAGGTGGCTGCCATCAAGCAGGCGATTTCGGAAGGCCGGCTCACTATTGACACCAACAAGATTGCGGACGGTCTCATTGCGACCGCGCGCGATCTGCTCACGACGCAATCCAAGTCATGACCACCGATGCCCTGCTGAATGCTCTCGTCACGGAAACGGCCGCGATCGGTGCGTTTTCGGCGTTGCTCGACGAGGAACAGCAGGCATTGGTGAACGGCACGCTCGACGCGTTGCCTGAGCTGACCGAGCGCAAGACGCGCGCGGTGGCCGAACTCACGACGCTCGGTCGTGAGCGCGACGCCCAGTTCGAAGCGTTGGGCCACACACCCGACGAAGCGGGCGTGGCGGCCGCGGCAGCGGCGGACACCCGCATCGACGGCGCCTGGAAGGCCCTGCTCGCCGCAGCGGCACAGGCCAAACGCGCCAACGACACGAACGGCGTGCTCATCCGCACTCGTCTCACCTACACCCAGCAAGCGCTCAACGTGCTGTATGGCCCGGAGCAGAACGCCCCGCTGTACGGCCCCGACGGCCGCACCACTCCGCGCTCGAGCGGGGGAAGTGTTACGGCTTGAACGGCTTGCCCGCTTGGCTCAGTTCGCTGCCAGCTTGAGACTTGCCAGCCGGTTCAGACTGACGCCCATTTCCGCGGCTTCGATAACCAGCGACCGGTGCAGGGTCGGGGGAATCCGCACGCGAAACTCACCGCTGTAGCGATGTTCGGCGAGCGGCTCGGGAATCTTCTCGCCGTTCGCGCGCATATCCGCGACCACTTCCGTCACGACTTTGCGGATGCCGGTCAGCGCACCTTGCGGCGTCGGCGCAAGCCATGACAACGACGGAAATTCGGCACACAAGCCAACGTGCTCGTTGTCCTCCGGTGACCACGTTAGACGGTAGGTGTAGTGATCAATGTTCACGATCTAGGTCCTCAATTTTGCGTATTGCATTCAAGACCTGGCGCACCTGATAGACCTTCGCCATTCCCCCTGAGCGTTGCAGATTTACACGAGGATCTCCGTACCAGGGAGTTTTGAACACGGTATGGCTCCCCGCGCGTCTCGGCTCACCGAAATACGCTTTGCAAAGCGCCAGCAATTCGTCGAACCGAACATTGGTCGGTTCGCGAGCGATTTTGGCAAGCAGTTTGGCTGAAGATGGCATGCCAGAATGGTGCCAATAATAGCACCATTCACTCAACCCCGATTTGTCCGAAAAATGCGTGAGCGACACGCACTGCGGGGGTAAAAAGACCCTCGAAAGCCAATACTTCCGAGGGTTCAGGGAATGAGGCGCTTCAATTCGCCGACGTCCACGCCTTCTCGCGCAGCGTCGCGCGCAGGCGCGAGATGGCCTGGCTGTGTAGTTGGCACACTCGCGATTCGCTGACTTCGAGCACCGCGCCGATTTCGCGCAGGTTCAGGCCCTGCTCGTAATACAGGCTCATCAGCAACTTCTCGCGCTCCGGCAATCGATCGATCGCATCGACCACGCCGCCGCGCAACCCCTCGTCCAGCAGCATCGTCAGCGGATCCGCACCCGGGTCCGCACAGATCCGGTCGATGAACGGCTCTTCGTCCGCCGATTCGAAATCTTCGTAATAGATAAGCTGGCAGCCGTGCACGTCCTGCAGCATCTGCTGGTACTCGGCCAGCCCGATGGACATCTCGCTCGCGATTTCGCTCTCCGACGGCCCTCGCCCGAGACGCTGCTCCAGACGCTGCACCGCCTGCTCGATCTGACGCGCCGTCTTGCGAATGCCGCGCGACGCCCAGTCCAACTCCCGCAATTCATCGAGCATTGCGCCGCGAATCCGCTGACTCGCGTATGTCTCGAACTGCGCGCCCTGCGTTTCCTGATACCGGTTGGCCGCATCCAGCAAACCCAGCATGCCCGCCTGAATCAGATCCTCCAATTCCACGCTCGCCGGCAGCTTGGCCATCAATTGCAGCGCCAGCCGGCGTACCAACGGCGCGTATTGGGTCAGCGTGTCGTTCGTGTCGACCTTCCCGCGCGCGGTATACATGTTTCCCTCCGCTTCCTCTCGACGCGTGCCGTGCCGCTCAGGCCGTGTGCGCGCTCACCGCGCCCACGCCATGCGCCAGCTCGCCACCGCGATCGCCGCCGATGTCGCCCATTGCCGCATCCAGCGCCGCCAGCGGCCAGTGCATCACCTGTGCCGCCAATTGACGATATGCCACCGCCGCCGGCGCCATCGGGAACGCGTCGACCACGGTGCGCGTCAGTTGCCGCGCACGCATGACCTGACGGTCCACGGGCACGTGGCCCGCCAGCTCCAGCGACACCGCCAGATAACGGCTCGCCGTCGTCGCCAGATTGCGACACACCACGCGGGCCTCCACATCCTCCGCCCGGTTCACCAGCACCCGGAACTGCGCCAGCGCATATTCGTAATGCGCCTGCTTGATCCACGAATAGGCCCCCGTGATCGACGCAGGCTCGCGCCCGAGCACCACCAGCACATCGTTCGCATGCGCGGCGAGCGGACTGAGCAGCGCGCCCGCGTGCGTGCAGTCGATGACCACGACGTCGGGATCGCCCGCAGCGAGCAACGGCAGCGCGCGCAGCGGATCGATGCGCTCCGGATGACGATGCGCGACCGGCACCAGCACCACGTTGTCGCGCGTGTGCACGCGAATCGAATCGGCCGCGACGCGACCGGCAAGGACGTCGTGAATATCGCCCCGCAGCGGCAGCCCGAGCGCCGGCGCGGCATGACCGCTCTCGTCGGCCAGCACGACATCCTGACCGTGATGGGCCAGCGCGCTGGCCAGATTCAGTGCCGCACTCGTCTGACCCGCTTCAGGCGCACTCCCGACCACCGCGACGATGCGCGTGGCATGGCGCGCCACCAGACGGCGCAGTCCCTCCGCTTGATCGAGTACGAGTTTAACCAAAGCACGCCTCGCCAGAAGATTGTGCGGGCGCGAACAGCCCGCTGTAGTTCGGATCGACCCCGCGCACCACGGCCGGCAAGTCTTCCTCGGCCGGCACGAACGGCGAACCCGTCACCGGCGCGGAAAGCGCCGTCTCGATCAGGAACTCGCGGTCCGCCACGTGCAGGTTCTCCGGCACGCGCTGCCCCGTCGACACATAATGCACCGACAGACGATGACGGATCACGGTATCGAGCACCGAGCCGAGATTGGTGGTCTCGTCGAGCTTGGTCAGAATACACCCGGCGAGATCGCCGCCCCCCTCCGCGCTGGCGCTGCGATACGCATGCACCACTTCGTTGAGCGTGTCGCCGTGGCTCGTCGCATTGAGCAGCAGCAGACGCTGCACCGGCGTCTGCGCCCCGCACAGCATCGCCACCTGCTCCGGCACGGTGCGATCGCGCTGACTCATGCCGACCGTGTCGATGAGCACCATGTGCTTGTTGCGCAGCTCGGTCAATGCCAGACGCAGATCCGTCGCGTCCTTCACCGCGTGCACCGTCACACCGAGAATCTTGCCGTAGATGCGCAGTT
The Pandoraea pulmonicola DNA segment above includes these coding regions:
- the flgM gene encoding flagellar biosynthesis anti-sigma factor FlgM, with the protein product MKIEPPANPLTGVSPGKGTADRATTGTVSTDGATASGANTGGAASVSTSALSSEMRALQAALAQTGSADVDVAKVAAIKQAISEGRLTIDTNKIADGLIATARDLLTTQSKS
- the flgC gene encoding flagellar basal body rod protein FlgC; the encoded protein is MPLMSIFDVAGSAMTAQSQRMNVTASNLANAESVTGPDGQPYRAKQVVFQVNPVAGADVGGVKVAGVIEDPSPLKTVYDPKNPAANAQGYVTMPNVNPVEEMVNMISASRSYQANVEALNTAKTLMLKTLTVGQ
- the flgA gene encoding flagellar basal body P-ring formation chaperone FlgA codes for the protein MAGNFGDRLASAARERNAPRRGRRAGARAGLLAILLGVAGLAHAATQSPNPGVATDPAAQNLGNTFGPGAIVIPGNNAAAGGVASNVPGNVRPVAANAQPNAAVGASTSHVAPASQQSPQAAAVPVNSQFQNTEVVRQTAERFLREQTTGLPGRVTITVGDSVSDRMPACGALEPFLPPGARLWGSTTVGVRCAGERPWTLYLQARVSINATYFVAARQINPGETIGPNDLSPRQGDLTLLPRTVATDAGQIVGTVAVNRITSGLPIRSDLLRSAIAVQQGQTVRVVSRGSGFEVSTEGQVLSRASAGDPVQVRTRAGQVVSGTVKTGKGGNVEVEVAL
- the flgD gene encoding flagellar hook assembly protein FlgD; this translates as MASINTSNPGNFSQSFLDSINGKANSSSSKSSAGSADDLQNSFLKLLVAQMNNQDPLNPMDNSQVTSQLAQISTVSGITQLNTTLSSVTSQLNSTQSLQAAALVGKGVLIPGNGIGVGSTKAADGTVTKSATPFGFELPSDADTVTIQIKDATGKVVRTVNAGALDAGVQALTWDAKDDAGTAVADGKYTLTVTASANGKTVKPTLLSYAQVQSVVASTTGAPLLNVGTGSNIKLADVREIL
- a CDS encoding type II toxin-antitoxin system HicB family antitoxin, whose translation is MNIDHYTYRLTWSPEDNEHVGLCAEFPSLSWLAPTPQGALTGIRKVVTEVVADMRANGEKIPEPLAEHRYSGEFRVRIPPTLHRSLVIEAAEMGVSLNRLASLKLAAN
- a CDS encoding MinD/ParA family ATP-binding protein; this encodes MVKLVLDQAEGLRRLVARHATRIVAVVGSAPEAGQTSAALNLASALAHHGQDVVLADESGHAAPALGLPLRGDIHDVLAGRVAADSIRVHTRDNVVLVPVAHRHPERIDPLRALPLLAAGDPDVVVIDCTHAGALLSPLAAHANDVLVVLGREPASITGAYSWIKQAHYEYALAQFRVLVNRAEDVEARVVCRNLATTASRYLAVSLELAGHVPVDRQVMRARQLTRTVVDAFPMAPAAVAYRQLAAQVMHWPLAALDAAMGDIGGDRGGELAHGVGAVSAHTA
- a CDS encoding RNA polymerase sigma factor FliA; translated protein: MYTARGKVDTNDTLTQYAPLVRRLALQLMAKLPASVELEDLIQAGMLGLLDAANRYQETQGAQFETYASQRIRGAMLDELRELDWASRGIRKTARQIEQAVQRLEQRLGRGPSESEIASEMSIGLAEYQQMLQDVHGCQLIYYEDFESADEEPFIDRICADPGADPLTMLLDEGLRGGVVDAIDRLPEREKLLMSLYYEQGLNLREIGAVLEVSESRVCQLHSQAISRLRATLREKAWTSAN
- a CDS encoding toxin HicA — encoded protein: MPSSAKLLAKIAREPTNVRFDELLALCKAYFGEPRRAGSHTVFKTPWYGDPRVNLQRSGGMAKVYQVRQVLNAIRKIEDLDREH
- a CDS encoding flagella synthesis protein FlgN, whose product is MTTDALLNALVTETAAIGAFSALLDEEQQALVNGTLDALPELTERKTRAVAELTTLGRERDAQFEALGHTPDEAGVAAAAAADTRIDGAWKALLAAAAQAKRANDTNGVLIRTRLTYTQQALNVLYGPEQNAPLYGPDGRTTPRSSGGSVTA
- the flgB gene encoding flagellar basal body rod protein FlgB translates to MMDKLDAALRFSQQALAMRAYRQEVISSNIANADTPGYKARDVDFNSALSQAVERGAQQQLATESSVSLARTSSRHIAARGVSTAPPMGGPELLYRVPYQQSVDGNTVELDAERVNFADNAVHYQTGLTVLSSQIKTMLAAITSQG